A window of Danio aesculapii chromosome 16, fDanAes4.1, whole genome shotgun sequence genomic DNA:
catttagttgttcataTATAAAACTAGATGAAAGACTGTAACCGCTAGcgcatcaggatcagcaggcgaaataaacagtcatattttaaagacatggaaaATATAGTTTAATACAGTGCTCCTGTCCTGTCTGAAACCCACTTTGTATCGgctatctatcaggcagtgaagaccaCTGATTTTGAAAGAAATCAGCCTTAAATGCTTAAATGTACTCAGACCTTAAATGTACTCATTTTATAATGAAAAGACAGGTCGCCGGAAGCACCGAGGCTGGCAGGCTgaaatttaaagtctgtgtgcatatagcccattggatatgaaatatttatatagaaaaaccTAGTGAAAAAGTCcgggtgtccgctgggtcttaaaatgtcttcaatttcaaaacctacattttaagacttaaaaagTTTTCAATTCATTAACATAttatgttgtaggtcttaaatcgttttaaacaggtcttcattttgctttgtccaagtaaagctgcTTAATTTGGGCCGACATCCACCCAATGACTAACAATATATCTCTcgataaaaccttattttttatatttgttttttttattgcagataCAATTGACAACagctgtttaatttattatttttatttttttatttttgttttaacagcaaattcccctaattaaataataaaaactaaaaacaattacacaatatCTCATGACAATatcgggccattagaaaaaaaaacttacactacctgacaatagtcttgtcatctatccaagctttaggaacaacaaataataacttgacttttagttctctcacacacccccccccatattgaatgtaaccccaaaccatgatttgtcctttaccaaacttgactgattgctATAAGAATCTTGGCTCTGTACAGGCTCCAATAGGTCctctgcagtttttgtgatgattgggatgcagttcaacagatgattcatgggaaaaaaaaatcaaccctctgccacttttccaaatgatccactagaagtcaagttattatttgttgctcttataactgggttcaataacaagacttttgtcaggtagtgtacctgGTACCTGGTACctaaagtctaaaatttcatgcttaatggtcttaaaagggctcttaaaaagtcctaaatttgacttgatgaaaccagCAGAAACCCTGAAAAGTGTAGATGGAGACATCAAGAAAATGAATACAATCATTTGAAGAAACTAGCtaattgtaaatttaaaataaccCCATATAATTGTTTATCCATAAAACATCTCAAATGAAATAAGCATCagttacttaaaattaaaaaatacatacatacatgcatatatatatttttgtcactaGTCATAAGAGGATGATCACTGCTGACCTATTAAAACTTCAAGCATTAACGCAATTCATTACGCTCAGTGATGTTTTTgatctaatatttatattgtggcataaaattaaaacatgcaaATTATACCAGATCATACAAATGATATGTATAACACTTAGACAAgctgtttataattgtttagATGAAGTGTGTCACGCTGCAAGACACTTTTTCATATTTCTTGTCATATGAATTATCTTTATTATATTGTGCAATCTGCAATTCTTGGTATATTTCTGTAACTGCATAAGAATGGAAGCAGGTGTGTGGAAAATGTAGACGTCTTGAAGAGTCCGTATGGTTAGGGCAGCTGTGTGTAGTAAATCATGGCGATCACTAATGTGAAAAACTGTAGGACAGATTAAAAAGTGCATCAGAAGAGTGAATATTAGTGTACTTATATAAAAATAACTGACTtacattaaactgaattaaaacaccAACCTGAATGTCATATAActtaaaaaacatgatttaagtACTAAATATAATGCATTTTAGTGAGTTAAAGATTTTGTCATTATCAGTAAAATATTACTAGCAAAGCATAGGAAAAATGTCTTgtcacagcaaaaaataaataaaaaaattaattgcacATGATGTATTTTACAGGTcttacatacactcactggccactttattaggtacaccttactagtaccgggttggacccccttttgccttcagaactgccttattccTTCGTGGCATGATTTCAAGAAGGTACTAAAAAAATTCCtctcagattttggtccatattgacatgatagcatcacacagttgttgcagatttgtcggctgcacgtccTTGATGCAAAagctcccgttccaccacatcccaaaggtgctctattggattgaactctggtgactgtggaggccatttgagtacagtgaactcattgtcatgttcaagaaaccagtctgagatgattcatgtgTTATGACATGGTGcggtatcctgctggaagtagccatcagaagataggtacactgtggtcataaagggatggacatggtcagcaacaatattcaggttggctgtggtgttgacacgatcctcaattagtactaatgggcacaaagtgtgccaagaaaatatctcccttagcattacaccaccaccagcagcctgaactgttgatacaaaacaggatggattcatgctttcatgttgttgacgtcaaattctgactgaATTCTGAATTCTGAAattccgaatgttgcagcagaaatcgagactcatcagaccaggcaacgtttttccaatcttctgagcctgtgcgaattgtagcctgagtttcctgttcttagctgacaggagtggcacctggtgtggtcttctgctgctgttgcccatctaactcaaggttcgacgtgttgtgcgttcagagatgctcttctgcagacctctgttgtaaagagtggttatttgagttactgttgcctttctatcagtaaatgccactcactggatattttctctttttcagaccattctctgtaaaccctagagatggttgtgcgtaaaaatcccagtagatcagcagtttctgaaatactcagagcagcccgtctggcaccaacaaccatgccatgttcaaagtcacttaaatcccctttgttccccattctgatgctcggtttgaactgcagcagatcgtcttgaccatgtctacatccctgaatgcattgagctgctgtcatgtaattggctgattagaaatttgcgttaaccagcagttggacaggtgtacctaataaagtggccagtgagtgtatgtcttacataaattttaatgttttaaggattttacatgtacatttttttattggtGAAACTATTACAGCAGAACATTTCTCCTGgaataatattaaacatttctttaaatatttagttgaaaGATATTAAACAACTGgtgttattagttattatttatttgccttttatatttatattgaatatGCTCTCTATTTTTCATAGAGAATCATTTTTCCCCACAGATATTGTTGCTGATATggctttaaataataaatatctattaaagatattttatctatctaataaaaaaaatctaaatataataaaatgcaagAGCATGTCCAGTACAATTTATAGAGGTCATAAATGTCTCAATTATATGACTTATATGACTATATGACTTACCACCAACATGAGAACGGAGAAACCGTACCAGCTCACAGCCCAGGTATAACGGCTTAACACAGATTCAATGTACTGGAAGCAACCCTgaagaatcaaaacaaaaagcAGAAAACAATTGAACAACATGTGAAGCTTTTAAATGTTTCAGATTTTCATTGCAAAAAATCAGAGAGATGCAGCTCAtataaacagtttaaaactgGTCCATCCTGAAAATAAATtatcaaaaatatacataatttaaaaaagtaacattaaattaattcatCTTGCTATGATCTGAACTGCCCCAAAAGCATggaaaatgtataataatgtaaGTGAATCTTTGTATGCCTAATTAGTATTAAAGGTCCcaggaagtgctttgaaatatgcatttttattcaatgtctgacataatctcaactgaaatatgaagagagggtgggacatagtgtagcccctTATATCAGGTTTAAATCTTTTAAATGCAaactttgtcactgttttggtgcgcactagcttatagatgtcTTATAgtttatctataaataaactaacaatactgatacgaacatctaaacaactttattttttatcatgGCTACCATTTTTCGCAGCAATGTTACAGATCTGAGGTCTACTTCTGGAGTTGCGTACAaccattgcacctgctgcagccatcttatggcagcaaagtttctgTATATTAAGCCAGAATATATAGTTCCTAGAGTatagagtatagttcctagccatataaACCTTGAAAATAGCATCTTATCATTTCCCATTGGGATTTTTACACAATGCAACTACAGAagattcaagctttaaataggaaaattatcaaaactctttttcctttttttatgctaatggtctaatctgattcaattatttatgctaagctaaaagtgctccaaccagacccagagatcatctcaatggattaaaaaatggtaaaactcaaatcTAAATCAGGTGACATATTATGAGGCTCTAAATGTTACCTGTGTGAACATGCTGGTCATCTCACCAGCTTTACAGCTTATTACATTTGCCACCTCAAAGTTACTGCTCTGTCTTCTGCAGCAGGCGAGGGGCCATAGAGATGCAGCACCAAACAGTTGCCTGTAGGTGGAGTTATACTGTATCCAGTCCTTCGGACCATCAGCGCCACAGCACTGGACCTGTGGAAGAGAAGGTGTTGAATTTTAAATTGTTGTTTAGTgtctatacactctcagaaataaatgtacgagagctgtcactggggtggttccttttcaaaaagtaccaacccaggctcattctctgtatacatttctggagtgtgccaaatacatcccaggagcttcGTTTTtttgcagccatacgtacttctaaccacataattcgcgatctcctgaaatatatatagggctacgttttcagaatgagcctatgttgcaaggtacatatttgtacttaaaggggtCAAGCTGGTACCTcaaaggcaggggtgtccaaactcagtcctggaggggtgatgtcctgctgagtttagctccaacttgcttcaacacacctgccaggaagtttctagtatatctagtaggAGCTTGATAAGCTGGTTCAGgtgggtttgattagggttggagctaaactctccaggacaccggccctctaggaccaaCTTTGGTCACCCCTGCTCAAAGGTACACACTGGTACCTAAAGATTTCAAgaagtacacttttgtactttttaggtccTAAAATGTACCATTGAGGtattaataaagtattttgaaaaggtgccaccccagtgacagctctcttacttttatttctgagagtgtataataaTCCTAACGTTTATTTTTCTaaggtttacaatgtaaatccaattagaaccaattgtttggtaaacaaagtaagtctcttatcatatatgcatatgcatatgcaAATTATTCAATACCattactgaaatgaatataaaaaactatataaatatatgtatttacactcatttacagttttacaataatttgcgcatcaatggatttgctcttcagtgtttggagttcagcagtgaaagttaaatcacactgaactgaactaaactgaacttcaactctgaaaactggactgacacagtttcaatttactagaacttctatgttaagctgctttgacacaatctacacaatctacaaaagcgctagagaaataaagatgaattgaatttacataagtaaacatatagactcaatgatgggcaaaAAAAATCAGCGGAAATCTGCCAATTTTTGCAGGTGAAAATTCCATGTGAGCTGATTATCCTGTCAAGAGGATATCAGACTTTTGCAACAGTTATTCTGAGAGGTTAATGAAACTGGTTTTTCCACATCAGGATTTTGTTTGCAGCAAGACGTGTTATATCAGGTCTGAGTTGGAAttgattatttttctttctttaatattACGTACTGGTGAagtcaacaattttttttaatttgagttctttttaaaatatttccaaagtgctgtttaatggagagacgtTTTCAACactattaaatataatagttttaataactcatttttaataactcatttattttgttttgccatgatgacagtacatagtatttttcTAGTTATGTTGCAGGATACTAGTATTtatattaaagtgcaatttaaaagcttaactaggttaattaggttaactaggcaagataggataattaggcaagtcattggacaacagtggtttgttctatagccaGGGCTATTAATACATAGAcctatatataaagtaaaaaaaaaattaaaactgctgttactctagccaaactaaaagaaattcaagagttcacactcagatattacttgataataatagcaggtttggcatgctgtcccgggagagaaccctgagctcggagataattgagcccagtgtcctgcctggtcaataagcatgtaagggggtccgagatcaggtagtaCTCGAGAGCCCCCTTCTGGTACAGGGGGAGATGGGGTGAATGGGGGGTggattcttcaaaaaacgaaGATGGGGGAGTAATGCTAGTTGAGCTATTTATAGTGACTTTGGAATGATccaattggcttactaatgattacagaagAGGGGCCCGGcccgatcaatcatatcacgtgctgctctcaaaattagtttgtgaaacttcactttcttctgaagaaaaaagatgtattaaaatatatacatagtatataaaaatactatgaaaatttctttgctccattaaacatcaatatttaaaaaactaaaattttcacaggagggctaataatgtagCATTTAACTGTAAGTATGTGCATCAGTTTTAGAAACAACCCTTGCACAGGTGACAGGAAGCTGTGTTTGTTGAGATCATCGCTCATGTTCTGCTTACCTGAGTCATCACGTTGTTCCATGTGGTAGTAATCTGCTGTCCTTGTGTGCTGCTGTCCGCATAATACTGGAGCATCTGTTTCTTTACAAGGTTGCTGTTCCCAACCAGCTATATTAAagaaaatagcattttatttttatttttttaaatgaagaattaCATAATAAATGTTCATCCAGAAATACAGAATTGATACCCTGTTGTGTGACTTTTTTATCACCAtctttaacataatataatattaatttgctttattttacagCATTAAGAGGCTGGCTGAACTCACATAATCCCGGTTGGTTGCTGATGTGATGGCAGATGCAGATTCAAACAAAAAGATGATGAACATTATGATAAGGTACTGTGGGAAGATGAGAGGTAGAAGTAGTTATGTTAATGCAGTTATATTAAGTGATGGGAAAAAGTAATATAGTACAATCTAAAGTCACTTATAAAAAGTAGCTAAATATGTTCCTTAGCTTTACCTTTTAAGAAAAAtaatgtgaaagtgtgtgttaTGTTAATTTTGcactttattgtcattttaaagagTAGTTATGcttaaaatgataatatatatctattttacccaacactggtcataACTCATTTCACATAGTGAATGTGATTGTCTCACTAAAGCTGATTTTGGATCAATAGGGATTAATCTGGTTGTATTGGTAGGTAAAATGGTAGGATTGTAGGCTAGATTTATCAATATCTTTTAAAACGTACCACCAGCATGAGTGCACGGCTTCTTTTCAGGGCAG
This region includes:
- the upk1a gene encoding uroplakin-1a — encoded protein: MGAVTCLMVAVVGLNALAAGAGLALSAVAIWVAVDGYKLYPISGVSGKDDIFAGAWIAIFTGFAFFLTCIFGIFAALKRSRALMLVYLIIMFIIFLFESASAITSATNRDYLVGNSNLVKKQMLQYYADSSTQGQQITTTWNNVMTQVQCCGADGPKDWIQYNSTYRQLFGAASLWPLACCRRQSSNFEVANVISCKAGEMTSMFTQGCFQYIESVLSRYTWAVSWYGFSVLMLVFFTLVIAMIYYTQLP